From a single Fusarium fujikuroi IMI 58289 draft genome, chromosome FFUJ_chr03 genomic region:
- a CDS encoding QRI7-like protein translates to MRSLLLQCRHRGILLGSRPQRLRFLTTLAIETSCDDTGVAVLRHTPGSTELLFNERISSDNRAFKGIHPIVAAKGHSEALAPLVRRAIDSLPAAEDDGQKFCDAGGVRRQVPDFVSVTRGPGMRSNLGIGLDMAKGLAVAWGVPLVGVHHMQAHALTPRLVRALGMSMGEDEVSQEGPEFPFLSLLVSGGHTQLVYSRGLTEHSIVATSGDIAIGNLLDQTARDILPPEVFEASEHVMYGRLLEAFAFPPKNSSTSAYEAVFTPPASRSAEMSPPSTGYEWNIPTPFRQTRKLAFSFSSIYTHVHDLATSRPSMPLPERRALAQHTMMAAFTHLAGRLCIALDDKPELRAAKTLVVAGGVASNRFLMHVLRSMLAVRGFGDIQIVAPPAELCTDNAAMIAWSGMEMYQAGYESELTVTGIGKWYMDPEVGDGILGVDGWVRRDTRGSTPEKS, encoded by the coding sequence ATGcgctctcttcttcttcaatgccGCCATAGGGGAATACTCCTTGGCTCCAGGCCTCAAAGGCTTCGGTTTCTCACAACCCTCGCCATCGAGACATCCTGTGATGATACAGGCGTGGCCGTTCTTCGGCATACACCAGGATCAACTGAACTCCTCTTCAATGAGCGCATATCCTCTGATAACCGCGCGTTCAAGGGTATACACCCAATTGTAGCGGCCAAGGGCCACAGTGAAGCTTTAGCACCTCTTGTGCGTCGAGCAATAGACTCTCtgccagctgctgaagatgatggccagAAATTCTGTGATGCTGGTGGCGTGAGAAGGCAAGTTCCGGACTTTGTGTCAGTGACTCGTGGACCTGGGATGCGCTCGAACCTAGGAATCGGCCTCGACATGGCAAAGGGACTGGCCGTTGCTTGGGGTGTCCCCTTGGTAGGCGTCCATCATATGCAGGCTCATGCGTTGACGCCGCGACTGGTCCGGGCTCTGGGAATGAGTATGGGCGAAGATGAAGTATCCCAAGAGGGACCAGAATTTCCTTTCCTGTCCCTACTTGTTTCGGGCGGACACACTCAACTTGTTTACTCAAGAGGCCTAACAGAGCATTCTATCGTTGCTACAAGCGGCGATATTGCTATTGGCAATCTTCTGGACCAAACAGCTCGCGATATCCTGCCTCCCGAGGTCTTCGAAGCAAGCGAGCATGTCATGTACGGTCGCCTCCTTGAAGCCTTTGCCTTCCCACCAAAAAATAGCTCGACTTCTGCCTATGAGGCTGTTTTCACACCACCAGCTTCTCGCTCCGCAGAGATGTCTCCTCCGTCCACAGGGTATGAGTGGAATATCCCCACGCCATTTCGACAGACTAGAAAACTTGCGTTCTCTTTCAGTAGCATCTACACACACGTTCACGATCTCGCAACCTCCCGCCCCTCCATGCCTCTGCCTGAACGCCGAGCCCTGGCACAGCATACCATGATGGCAGCTTTTACACACCTCGCAGGCAGATTATGTATCGCCCTTGACGACAAGCCAGAGCTTCGAGCTGCAAAGACACTAGTTGTAGCGGGCGGAGTAGCGAGCAATAGATTCCTTATGCATGTACTGCGGTCTATGTTGGCTGTAAGGGGCTTTGGTGACATACAAATTGTTGCACCGCCTGCAGAGTTATGCACAGATAATGCAGCCATGATTGCATGGTCGGGCATGGAGATGTATCAAGCTGGCTACGAGTCTGAGTTGACCGTGACGGGCATAGGAAAATGGTACATGGATCCTGAAGTTGGGGACGGGATATTGGGGGTTGATGGGTGGGTGAGAAGAGACACCAGGGGCTCAACTCCTGAGAAGTCATGA
- a CDS encoding probable 20S core proteasome subunit PRE2 — MDSLVSKYSRPAYEQNEPFEDQDELLNSMGDLSLKFAMPPVAQPSSWLRAATDDRSNPNCPIKIAHGTTTLAFRFQGGIIVATDSRATAGNWIASQTVKKVIEINSVLLGTMAGGAADCQYWLAWLGMQCRLHELRHKRRISVAAASKILANLVYSYKGMGLSMGTMCAGVTKEEGPALYYVDSDGTRLAGNLFCVGSGQTFAYGVLDAEYKYDLSDEEALELGKRSILAATHRDAYSGGYINLYHVKEEGWVKHGFNDTNPIFWKTKLEKGEFTNVTSALD; from the exons ATGGATTCTCTTGTTTCGAAATATAGCCGACCAGCATATGAGCAGAATGAGCCTTTTGAGGACCAGGATGAGCTGCTGAATTCTATGGGTGATCTCTCGCTCAAGTTTGCCATGCCCCCCGTTGCTCAG ccctcatcatggcttcgCGCCGCCACTGATGACCGATCAAACCCCAACTGCCCCATTAAGATCGCCCACGGAACCACCACGCTCGCTTTCCGTTTCCAGGGCGGCATCATTGTTGCGACCGACTCCCGAGCCACCGCTGGCAACTGGATCGCCTCGCAAACCGTAAAGAAGGTCATTGAGATCAACAGCGTCCTGCTAGGAACCatggctggtggtgctgcAGACTGTCAGTACTGGCTTGCCTGGCTCGGCATGCAGTGTCGCCTCCATGAGCTACGACACAAGCGTCGCATCAGCGTCGCCGCCGCCAGCAAGATCCTCGCCAACCTCGTCTACAGTTACAAGGGAATGGGCCTCAGCATGGGCACCATGTGCGCCGGTGTCACCAAGGAGGAAGGCCCTGCTCTCTACTATGTCGACAGCGATGGTACTCGCTTGGCGGGTAACCTCTTCTGCGTTGGCTCGGGTCAAACATTCGCGTATGGTGTTCTCGATGCCGAGTACAAGTACGATCTGTCGGATGAGGAGGCCCTGGAGCTTGGAAAGCGAAGTATTTTGGCCGCCACCCACCGAGATGCTTACTCTGGTGGCTACATCAACCTGTACCATGTTAAGGAAGAGGGCTGGGTGAAGCACGGCTTCAACGACACCAACCCCATTTTCTGGAAgaccaagcttgagaagggcGAGTTTACCAACGTGACAAGCGCACTTGATTAG